In Euphorbia lathyris chromosome 9, ddEupLath1.1, whole genome shotgun sequence, the following are encoded in one genomic region:
- the LOC136205438 gene encoding G2/mitotic-specific cyclin S13-7-like, with translation MREILIDWLVDIHERFELSPETLYLTINIIDRFLGVKTVVRRELKLVGISATLIAAKYEEIWPLLVNDLVCISGRAYSHGEVLMMEKTILRKLEWTISVPTHFVFLARFTKASIPDKEMENMVYFLTELGIMHYDTIKFCPSMFAASAVYAARCTLKKSPVSTETLRVHTGFSESQLKDCAGLLANFHTRAGENKLQAVYKKYSNPLRGSVAELTLAKSLVPPSLCQ, from the exons ATGAGGGAAATCCTCATTGACTGGTTGGTGGATATTCATGAGAGATTTGAGCTCTCACCGGAAACATTATACCTCACTATCAACATAATAGACCGGTTTCTAGGTGTGAAGACTGTTGTAAGAAGGGAACTAAAATTAGTGGGCATAAGTGCAACCCTCATTGCTGCAAAGTACGAGGAAATCTGGCCTCTGCTAGTCAATGATTTGGTATGCATATCTGGTAGAGCATATAGCCATGGAGAAGTTCTGATGATGGAGAAAACTATCCTTAGAAAGCTGGAATGGACTATTTCAGTGCCTACACATTTCGTGTTCCTTGCTCGATTCACCAAGGCTTCTATTCCCGACAAGGAA ATGGAAAACATGGTTTACTTTCTTACTGAGTTGGGCATAATGCATTATGATACAATCAAGTTTTGTCCATCAATGTTTGCTGCTTCAGCAGTGTATGCAGCTCGATGCACTTTGAAGAAAAGTCCGGTTTCAACAGAGACTCTTAGGGTTCATACCGGGTTTTCTGAATCACAGTTGAA GGATTGTGCTGGACTGTTAGCTAACTTCCACACAAGAGCTGGAGAAAACAAGCTACAAGCAGTATACAAAAAGTACTCGAATCCTCTGAGAGGATCTGTTGCGGAGCTTACTCTGGCTAAAAGTCTGGTGCCTCCTAGTTTATGTCAATGA